One Streptomonospora salina genomic window, CGAGGACGCCCGCGACGAGGCTGAGGTTTTTCCCGCCTCACCGCCGTAGACCGCTTCCACGGCATCGCGGAGCCAGTCGATGGAGATGTCGACGCCGGCGAGCTCCAGCAGCTCTTCCCAGCGATCACCGAACAGGCACTTCAGCGCCTTGATGATCTCCTCTTGCTGGAGGTAGGCCGGAAACGCCAGGGGCAGCTTCGCGGGCATGGCGAACTCGACACCTTTGACGGTGATGCCGGTTTCGGCGTCGGTGGAGGCGAGGTTCTTGGCGATCGCGTCGCCGTCGATCCAGGGCATGACAGTGCCTTCCTGACAGGTGCGTCAGGGGCGCGGCCGGACGGTGCCGCACCCCTGGAGGTTCGGGGTGCGGCTCAGGCGGCCTTGCTGCGCTTTCCGGAAGACTCGGTAGCGGCCAGAGTGGCGGGTTCGCCGGGCGGGGCGAAGCGGGCGTCAGCGGAGTCGAACTGCCACGGAGGCATGCCGACCTGTCCCAGGACGGCGACGGTCACGCCCAGCAGAGCGGCCTCGTCCTTCTTGATGGTCAGGTCCTCGTTCTCGCTGAGCGTGGAGCGCGGGAACCAGAGCTGACCGGTGAAATCGCCGTCCAACCAGCGCATGAGCACCGCGTACTCGGCCTCGTGGCCGGGCTCGGGCGGGGTGTAGGTGAACCCGGCCGTGGCGTCGCCCGACCAGGTGCCGCCGCCGAAAGCGAACCGCACTGAGTCGCGGCTCCAGGTCGCCAGGGCAAAGGCCATGGTGTTCTCGACCTCGGTGGTCAGGCGCCGCGCCGGATAGAAGGACTGCCAGACCGGGATGTTGGTGGTGTCTCGGCTGTTGCCGAAGGTCACCCCGTCCTCGGAGACCAAGCCGAGCTTGGTCAGGTCGGCGGGGACTTCGGCGGTGACTTGGGGCTTGGCGGTACCGACGGGACCGAACCAGATGTCTCCGTTGGCGCCGACGATCGGCTGATCGCTGGCCATGACGGTGGCTCCCTAGAAGAACGGGTGCCGCCGAGCGGTCGCCGTCAGGGGTGGGCGGTGACGGTCGCCTGGATGCGCGCCCGATGCAGAACGGGCGTGAAGTCGGCGTCCAGCTCGGTGGCAAGAGACGTGACGGACGAAGCGGTCACGACGCCACCGGGACGCCTGCCGGGAAGGCGCTCAACGAGCGCTTCGACGCAGCACCGGGCCACGTCGTACACCTGGAGCTGACGAGTCGCCCAGGCATCGATCTGGAAGTCGGCGCGGTCCAGCCACACCAGACCGGGAATGCGGGTGTCGAGGTCGCCGCCCCAGCGCACGACCCGGATCAGTGGGAAGGTCTTGTCCTTGGGCAAGACCGTGTAGACGCGATCGCCCACGAGCCCCGCCAATGCGGCGTCGGCGCGTAGCGCGTCGGTGAGCAGCCGCAGCGCGTCCAGCGTCGCCATGGCTACTCGCCCTCCAGGCGCAGCCCCGCCGAACGGGCGGCGCGGCTGATGGGGCGCAGTGGAGGCGTATTGATGGAGCCGAACTCCCACAGATGCGCCAGCGACCACGACGAACCGACGTGGACGCAGGCGGTGTCGCCCTCCACGCGCGGCCGGGTCTGGGTGATGCGCTTGGTGAACGGCTTGGTGCGCTGATCGCCGGGCGGGTTCTTCTTCGCCTCCAGGGCGACGCGCCGCGCGGCCAGCTCCAGTTCGGGGCCGATGAATTCCACGTCGCGGGCGAGCCGGCCGATGGCCGACTGGTCCATGCGGATGCGCGCCATCAGCTCGCCTCCTCGATCGCGGCCTCGATGTGGGTCGGCGCCCCGGTGACGGGGTCCAGCGGGGCGAACGGTGCGGCGGTGACGGTGAAGGCGCGACCGCCCCACTCGATGCGGTCGCCGCGCTCCAGGCGCAGCGATGCCGGGGCGATCAGGCGCCAGCGGTGTTCGCCGATGTTGGTTTCGGCGTCGGCGCGGGCTTCCTCGGCCGACAGGTACACATCCGCCTGGGCCTCGACCCACGAGAAGGTCTCGTTGCCGTAGGCGTCGCGGCCGTCGCTCGTTTGGTGGCGCACCATCACCCGGTGCGGGGTCATCAGCGGCATCACGGCGCCTCACCTCCGGCATCCAGCGCGGAGGCGGGCGGGTCGTCGCCCTGATAGGCGCGGCGCGACGGAGTGCGCACCGAGTAGGCCGGAGCCTTGCCGTAGGCTGCGCGGATCGCGTCGATGTCGGCCGGTGCGAGCACCGGTCCCGCGTTGCCACCAGCGGCAGCCGGACCGGCCGTGAACGACACCGCACCCGCCGAGTAGGACTTGAGCCCGCTCGGGTTGTAGACGCAGCGCGCCACAGCAGCGGCGAGCGTCGCGTGCGCCCCCGGCCGGAGATCGGCGGCGTCGAGGGCGCGCACATGCGGACTCGCCTGCGCGATCGCGTCGCCGATCCACGCCTGTACCTGTGCTTCCTGAGCGGTGGTGAAGGTGCGGCCGGTGCGCGTGGCGATGTCGTTCGCGGTCAGCTCCGGCATCGCTACGCGGCCTTCTTCGTGCGCGCGGTCGCGGCGGGCTCGGCAGGCAGCGCCAGCTTCATCCCGAGATGGAGCGGGTTGGCGGTATCGCCCGAGTGGTTGATCAGCGCCGAGCCGATCAGCGTGTCGAAGCTGAGCAGATTGGTCTTCTTGGTGATGTCGTAGCCGCGCGTCGCCCGGACGGCGAAGCCCTCGAACGCCTGGCTGGAGCCGTCCACCTCGCCCACGGGCAGCGCCGGAGCGCGCACGGCCAGCGAACACGCCTCGGGGTGGAAGGCGAACGCGGTACTCGGTTCAGGCAAGGCGTTGCACTCGTAGATGTCGAAGCCCATCAGCCGACCGAGCGAGGCTTCGCGCAGCGTCTGTCCACCGTTGCCGGAGGCGTCGGCGCGACGCACGATGTCGGTGTCCAGCAGCAGCTTCGCGGCCTCGGGCGAGCACACCAGCGCGCGGCGGGTCAGCGGCGCCTTCAGCTTGTTGAGCCGCATGCGCGCGGCACTGATGGTGGACACCGGATCAGCGGTGTCCCAGGTCGGACCGGCCGGAAGCCCGTTCAGCGTGGCGGCGACGCGCTCTTCGACGCCGTCGGCGATAGCGGTCATCGCCGGCGTGATGACCTGAGTGGTCATGTCGCGCAGATCCAGCGTCAGTTCCTCGGCGGTCAGCGACACCGACACGTCGAGGAACTTGTCCAGGGTCAGCTTGACGCCGGACTCGCGGATGTCCTGGAGCTCCACGCCGTTGGCGCGGACGAACTCCTTAGCCACGAACGAGGGCGGGCGGCGGATGGTGATGGTGTCGCCGGAGCCGCCGCCGAACTCGCGTTCGGCGTCGCGGTAGACCAGCGAGCCCAGGATGGTTCGGTTGCGCAGCGCCGAGAGAGCGGCGCGCGCGACCACTTCGGGGTTGAGGAACTGGTGTGCCATGGGGTGCGGCACCTCTCGACTTCAGGGTCAGCGGATGAATCCGCGCGCACCTGGCGTCGCGATGAAGTGCCGCACCTGGCGGCTCGAACGAGGATAGATCCGATCACCGGATGTCTCAACTCCGGATGACCTACTGCGAGCCGAACAGCTCCTTGTCCATGTCGGACACGGACAGGTTGCCGTAGTCGCTACCGGGAGCGCCGGTGACGCCGATCCCCGCATCAGCCGGAGACGGAACCGGGGCGGCCTCGATGAGGTAAGGCTTCTTGTCGGCGACCGTACGCAGCACCGAGCGGATCGACTCGCGATCCACCGCGCCGTCCTCGCCGGCCTCGACGTCGGCCAGATCGACCAGGCGCACCGCGTCCTCGGGGTCGCGGAACTTCAGCTCGGCGGCCAGCGCGCGGGCTTCAGCCTGAACCAGCAGACCCCGATACTTCTCCGCCGTCGCCTTTTCGGTCTCGGCCTTGGCAGCGGTCACGGCGCGCTCGTTCTCGGTCGCGTTGGCCTGCTCCAGCTCATCGGCTTTGGCGGCCTTCGGCTCCAGCTCCCGCACCTGCGTGCGGTACCTCGCGTTCTCGCGGCGCAGCTTCTCCACGTAGTCGCGGGAGAACTCGCCGCCTTCGCTGGGCTCGGTGGACTCGCCGGTCGAGGCGCCGCTGTCGCTGGCGGGCGGAGTCGCGGGCTCGGCCGGGGGCGCGGCTGCGGTGGACTCAGACATCGGTGGTCTCCGTTTCTAGACGTCGGCGGCTTCGGTGAGCCAGCCGTGGCGCGCGAGTTCTTCGCGCAGGACGGTCGGGTTATGGGCGTAGCGGGCGCGAATCCAGCGCAGGGACCGACCCTTGCCTTCCTCGTTGGCGTTGATTTCACCGGGCTCGATCCCGAGCCGTTTGGCGGTGGCCTTGTCGGCGCGGCTGATGCGGCGCGGCGGAGCGTGGCGCCCCTGCACGACCGGCGAGACAGACGCGCCGTTCTCGATGGCCTCGGCGCCCTCGGGGCCGAAGACCTCGCGACGCTCGGCCGGATTCAGCGACGTGGCGAGCGCATCGGGGGTGTGGTCGCTGGGCGTTCCGCCGATCACGCCCCATCCGGGTACGTGGTAGGTCGGCACGTGCACGCAGCCCGAGCACGCGGGATGGCGCTCGAAGCCGTCGCTGTAGCGGTAGAACCTCCCGGCCAGGACTAGGCATTTGTCGCAGGCCGGAAGGGTGACCAGGCGCTCATAGCCGGTGATCCGGTCGTCCAGGCTGACGCCGGTGTTGAGGACTTCGCGGGCGGCGTCGGCGACCTCGGTCCGCACCGTCGTCTCCAGGGTGGAGCGCGCCCGCTGCCATGCCTGGTCGGGCGCCATCCCGCCCCAGATCAGCGAACGCGCCTGGACCTGAGCGGTCCTCAGCACGTCGGTAAGCGGCTTGCCGGTCTGGGAGCGGCCGACCACAGCCGCCTCCACGTCCACCACGGGCGCGTCGCTGTCGGGGACGCCGCAGGCGTCGGCGTGCGCCTGGAGATAGGCCAAAGCCATGAGCGCCGCATCGCGCTGAGCCTCGGCCACCGCCGAGTGAGCCTGGTCGTTGATGGCCTCCCACTGAGCCCGGATGGAGGCGAACGGGTTGATCTGCTCCCACAGCAGCAGCACCAGAGCAGCCGCCTGAGCCGCGACGGAGACCTGCGAAGCGGCGTAGCGCTGGGACAGCGCCACCGTCGCCAGACCGACACGGCGCCGCTCTTCGGCACGCATCAGGCAGCCTCGCCCACGGGCTCCGTCTCGCCATCGGGAAGCCGGGCACCGGTCAGCGCCCCGGACGTCTGGGCTGCGACCGCGCGCTGCGTCCCCTCGGTCTGCATGCGCTTCCACCGCGCGATAGTCGCCGGGGACGCCCCGTAGCGCTCCCAGACGGCTTCCTGCGGCATGGAGATCGGCGGCGTGCCGAGCTTCACGAGCGCGTCAACGAGCTGGCCTTCGGTGCGGGTCTCGGGATCGGCCCACACCGGTTCGCACGGGGTCTGGACGTCACCGCCGGCCAGGGACACGAGATCGAGGACGCGGCTCCAGGCTTCGCCGAGAACGAGCTGCTTGGCGCGCACCTTGGACACGAGACCGGCCTCGGCCGCCTTGATGGCGTCCCCACTCAGGTTGACCATCTGCCCGAGGAGATAGTGCGGGGGAACCTGGCTGATGGCGGCGAGCTGACGCACGAGCGAGTCCAGCACCGCGACGTAGTTGTTCAGGTTGGACTCGGTGAACTCGCCGAACTTGGTGTCGGGCCGCTCGGCGACCCACAGCCGGTCAACCGCCGAGTTGAACGGTTCGACCGGGTTGCCGTCGTCGTCTTCCGGGATCGCCATGCCGGTGACCCACCGCTGCCGGTAGGCGCTGTAGGTCATGGCGAGCTGCATGTTCAGGTTGGTGGCGTTGATGCGCTCCTGGATCGGCAGCAGCGGCGCGAGTTCGCTCTGAGGCTGGCCGAGCAGATCGGGGTCGTTGGCGAACTCCACGAACGGCACGCGCCGCATCGGGTTGGGGATCGCGTCGCGCCGACGCCAGTCCCCGAACCCTCGGTCGCGGACGTAGCGCTGAATGCGTGCCCAGTCGTAGAGGTAAGCGTGCTCAACTTGCCCGTCAGCCCACTTCTTGACCGCCCACACCGGAGTGAAGTCGGCCGGTTCGCGCTCGACGTGGACGCGCAGCGGCGACTCCCCGCGGATGACCGGCGTCGCCGGTTTCTGCGGGTTGGGCCAGACGGAGACGTAGGCGCGCCCCGATTTCAGCGACTCGGTGTAGAGCTGGGCTTGGACGGCGGCCATCCGGTTGGCCTCCAGGATGCGCCACGCCTCCAGGTCCCCGGCCTGGTCGCCCCGTCCGCGCAGCCCGTCCAGGCGCATCCGCTCGACGATGGCGTCCACCACCAGCCGCAGCCACGCACTCGTCGCCGACTCGGCGAGCTTCTTGTACTCGCTGCGGGCGTTGCGTGGAAGGTACGGAGTGTCGTGGTCGCCCCGGTAGTAGCGGTGAAGCAGCTCCAGGTCGGACCGCCCGTGCTCTAGGGCAGAGACCCCTTGCAGTAAGCGCGGATCGACATCGGGCATGGTGAAACCGCCCCCTGACGGTCGGTGGGTGGATGGATCAGAACCCGACGACGCGGCCGGGGCGGTGCTCCTGGCGTGCGCGGGTACGCCACGCGGCGACCGCCATCGCGGCCGTCAGAACGCCGTCGATGCGCTTGTTCGCGCCGCCGCGCCTCGGCTTGACGGGCTTGATCAGCTCCGGGTCGTCGGTGCCGCGTTTGACCTCCACGGCGTCGAAGCAGTGCCGCGAGACCGGATTGGCGTGGTGGTCGAACGCCCGGGTCTTGAGCACCGCCATGAGTTCGCGCATGCCGGGGGAGAGCCCCGTGAAGGTCTGCGGCACCGGAACCAGCTCGGTGGAAGGGCCGAGACGGCGGCCCAACTCCTGAACGGCCGGTTCGCCGCTCCAGGGGTCGTAGTCGATCTCGGCGAGCGTGACCCGCTGGGCATCGGCCGCGATGTCGTCATAGACCCGCTGGTAGTCGATGACATCGCCTTCGGTGATGGTCAGCCAGCCGTCGCGCACCCACGACTCGGCCGCCCCGCCCGTACTCGTCACCAGAGCGGGAAGCGCAGCTTCGGGCAGCCAGTAGCGCCACAGGACTTCGGCGCCCCCGTCCGGCCGGGGCACGATCACACACCACGCGGTCAGGTCGAGCTTGGCCGAAAGGTCGAGCCCGCCGTAGGCCAGAGGCCGGCCGACCGGAAGACGCCACTCTGGGCTCGGCCACGGCTCCCCGGCCGCGCAGTCGTAGAGGTCCATCGGCACCCAACGGGAGACTTGCGAGACCCACTGGTTCAGCCGGAACTGTCTGAAGACGTTCTCGCGTGCGGGGTCCTCGCGGGCTTCGGACGCCTCCTCGCGAAGGGTCTCGATGCTGAGGAAGTCACCGAGAGCCGGGTTGGCGAGCTTCCAGACCTCTTCGTCCCACGGGTCGGCATCGGGTGGTGCCTCGGCGAGGTAGGCGAACCGGTGCGGCGCGCGGTTGGGGTTCTCCAGGACGCGCTTGGCTTCCAGGTACTCCTGATAGCAGAAGCTGTCGCGGTCGTTTCCGGCGGTGGTGATGGCGACCATCAGCGGTTGCGTGCGGGTTCCGGCGCCGGTGCGCAGCGCGTTCCACAGGTCGCCGTTGGGGGCGGTCAGCAGTTCGTCATAGACCGCGCCGTGCGGGTTGTGACCGAGGTTGCCCCCGGCGTCGGCCGGGATCGCCTCGTAGTACGAGCCGGTCTGCTCGTCCACGATGCGCTTGACGTGGTCCTTGACGACGAGGCGGCGCGAGAGCACCGGCGAGAGCTTGACCATGCGCGCGGCGACGTCGAAGACCTTGCGCGCCTGGTCCTTGTCCACGGCCGCGCCGTAGATCTCGGCGCCTTCCTCCCCGTCGGCGCAGAGCAGGTAGAGGCAGATTCCGGCCGCGATCTCGGACTTGCCGCACTTGCGCGCCATGGAAATGTAGGCGAGCCGGTAGCGGCGCACGTACTGCTCAGCCTGTTCGTCCCAGCGGACCGTGCCGAACAGCGGCCGAATGATGTCGTGCTCCTGCCACGGAGCGAGCCGGAACGCCTGGCGAGCCCAACGCGCTTTCGTGTGCACGAGCAGTTCAGAGAAGAACGCGACGACGTGATCGGCGCGCTGTTGGCAGTAGTGCTCCCCGCGCTTGGTGCAGGTGTCGCCGTCGAACGTCCGACCGCACACGGGAAACCGGGAGCGGGAGGCGCGCGCGGGCATGACGGCACCTCCCGTTGACGATCGGGCAGCGGGCGTCAGTGGGATCCGTTAGCGTCTGGAGCTATGTCCTCAGAGCTGGTTCAAGTGCTCACCGCGTTCATCGGAGTTGCGGGCACTCTGGCGGCGGCCATCGTCACCCAGGCCATCGCCCGTAGGAACGAACGTGATCGGCGGACTGCTGACGATCAGCGCCGGTGGAACGACCTGAGCTTCGAGCTAGCTCATTCACTGCTACAGGAGACCGAC contains:
- a CDS encoding phage tail tube protein, whose translation is MASDQPIVGANGDIWFGPVGTAKPQVTAEVPADLTKLGLVSEDGVTFGNSRDTTNIPVWQSFYPARRLTTEVENTMAFALATWSRDSVRFAFGGGTWSGDATAGFTYTPPEPGHEAEYAVLMRWLDGDFTGQLWFPRSTLSENEDLTIKKDEAALLGVTVAVLGQVGMPPWQFDSADARFAPPGEPATLAATESSGKRSKAA
- the gp17 gene encoding tail completion protein gp17, with translation MATLDALRLLTDALRADAALAGLVGDRVYTVLPKDKTFPLIRVVRWGGDLDTRIPGLVWLDRADFQIDAWATRQLQVYDVARCCVEALVERLPGRRPGGVVTASSVTSLATELDADFTPVLHRARIQATVTAHP
- a CDS encoding P22 phage major capsid protein family protein is translated as MAHQFLNPEVVARAALSALRNRTILGSLVYRDAEREFGGGSGDTITIRRPPSFVAKEFVRANGVELQDIRESGVKLTLDKFLDVSVSLTAEELTLDLRDMTTQVITPAMTAIADGVEERVAATLNGLPAGPTWDTADPVSTISAARMRLNKLKAPLTRRALVCSPEAAKLLLDTDIVRRADASGNGGQTLREASLGRLMGFDIYECNALPEPSTAFAFHPEACSLAVRAPALPVGEVDGSSQAFEGFAVRATRGYDITKKTNLLSFDTLIGSALINHSGDTANPLHLGMKLALPAEPAATARTKKAA
- a CDS encoding phage portal protein, which translates into the protein MPDVDPRLLQGVSALEHGRSDLELLHRYYRGDHDTPYLPRNARSEYKKLAESATSAWLRLVVDAIVERMRLDGLRGRGDQAGDLEAWRILEANRMAAVQAQLYTESLKSGRAYVSVWPNPQKPATPVIRGESPLRVHVEREPADFTPVWAVKKWADGQVEHAYLYDWARIQRYVRDRGFGDWRRRDAIPNPMRRVPFVEFANDPDLLGQPQSELAPLLPIQERINATNLNMQLAMTYSAYRQRWVTGMAIPEDDDGNPVEPFNSAVDRLWVAERPDTKFGEFTESNLNNYVAVLDSLVRQLAAISQVPPHYLLGQMVNLSGDAIKAAEAGLVSKVRAKQLVLGEAWSRVLDLVSLAGGDVQTPCEPVWADPETRTEGQLVDALVKLGTPPISMPQEAVWERYGASPATIARWKRMQTEGTQRAVAAQTSGALTGARLPDGETEPVGEAA
- a CDS encoding terminase large subunit gives rise to the protein MPARASRSRFPVCGRTFDGDTCTKRGEHYCQQRADHVVAFFSELLVHTKARWARQAFRLAPWQEHDIIRPLFGTVRWDEQAEQYVRRYRLAYISMARKCGKSEIAAGICLYLLCADGEEGAEIYGAAVDKDQARKVFDVAARMVKLSPVLSRRLVVKDHVKRIVDEQTGSYYEAIPADAGGNLGHNPHGAVYDELLTAPNGDLWNALRTGAGTRTQPLMVAITTAGNDRDSFCYQEYLEAKRVLENPNRAPHRFAYLAEAPPDADPWDEEVWKLANPALGDFLSIETLREEASEAREDPARENVFRQFRLNQWVSQVSRWVPMDLYDCAAGEPWPSPEWRLPVGRPLAYGGLDLSAKLDLTAWCVIVPRPDGGAEVLWRYWLPEAALPALVTSTGGAAESWVRDGWLTITEGDVIDYQRVYDDIAADAQRVTLAEIDYDPWSGEPAVQELGRRLGPSTELVPVPQTFTGLSPGMRELMAVLKTRAFDHHANPVSRHCFDAVEVKRGTDDPELIKPVKPRRGGANKRIDGVLTAAMAVAAWRTRARQEHRPGRVVGF